The Brassica napus cultivar Da-Ae chromosome C1, Da-Ae, whole genome shotgun sequence DNA segment gggtttagtgttttgttgacaacatgtttagtgtttttccaagggtttaggggtttacccaaggatttagggtttacccaaagatttagggtttaggatttgagtttagggtttagtattagagcttaggatttagtgttttgttgacaacatttttttttttgaattcgttttttatatattatttttatttatttttaaattttattttgaaaaaataatataatttgcaagttatttggtttccttaattaaaagatactagatttaaaatgacaattttctattggCTGATGAACCTAACTAGGGGTGAACCAAGAATAACTCTTTCACGATTGGGGCTAACAAGTGGCGTTAACTGTCTCTTTTGGGATAACTTACCCATCTCGTTAAACGACACCGTTTCGGCGGCTCTTACCGAACCTTGATCATGAACTTGTCGAATCAAACCCAAGGTCTTTTCCGGTTTAGTTGTAACTGAATTGGTTTACTCGATTTAGAATTAACATAAACGAATCATATACAAAGCAGAGCTTATGAAAAGCATAATCAACAAAAATAAACCGAAACTTCACAATCAACGTGGCTCAAGCTCAGTGATTGAAACATTGACCGTCGACTGCGAAACACGAGAAGCTTCACCTGACTCACTATGAACAACATACGCAGGTGTTGATGGAACCGGAAGAGTCACCGAGTTACTCTTGAGCCAGTGAACTACTGAGTTCATGTTTGGTCTTCTCGTCACACTCTCTTGAACGCATAAGAGCCCTATGTTGATGCATTTCATCACCTCGTTTCTTGATACATTCTCTGTGATCACTGAATCTACAATGTCCAGTGCTCTATCCCCGCGCCAATTTGTCCACGCCTAAACCCGTTTTGTAGTAACAATCAGTAACTCAGAAAGAGAACAATAGTTGCTTGTAGGTTAAACTTCTTGACCTAAGGTTACTTACATGGAGAGCTACTCCACTTGGCTGAAAGCTATTGTTCTTCCGACCACATATGATCTCAAGAACCATAATACCGTAACTGTAAACATCGGTTTTAACCGAGAGCCGTCCTCGCGCTATGTACTCTGGTGCCATGTAACCGCTGCAACAGAAAATGTAAAGTATAAAAaaccagaattttttttttaataccaaGAGGTTTGGGCCGAAGTAATCCTCAGCCCGAAACCACGTCTATGTAATAGTAGTTTCGTCTCAGCGGTTGGGACTTTAAACCATAGATTAGTTGTAATGGAGAGCTTACTAGGTTCCCATGACTCTGCTTGTTGTTAGGCCTTGTGTCTGATCATCTGACTCGAACAACCTCGCCATcccaaaatctgaaattttggggTTCATCTGGTAGTCTAAAAGAATGTTACTAGGCTTCAAGTCACGGTGAATGATCTTGAGACGAGAATCTTCATGTAGATAGAGAATCCCTCTAGCTATGTTTTCGATAATGCTGTACCGTGTGCTCCAACTAGCCTTCAAGGACAGTGTATGGTCTTGTTTCGCAACCTCGAATATGAAATGATCAAGGCTTGAATTGGGAACAAACTCGTAGATCAAAAGTCTCTCTTCGCCTTTCAAGCAAAAACCTAGTAGCTTAACTAGATTCCTGTGTTGAAGCTTAGATAACAACAAAACCTCGTTCTTGaactcttcttctccttgcCCTGAACTTAAAGCCAATCTCTTCACCGCTATTTCTTCGCCGTTTTGAAGCTTTCCCTTCACATTGTTGATTAGAAAACATAAGTCGATATCGAAAATTTGTAGTCTAGAAGATCAAAAACCGGCTTATTCACCTTGTACACTGGACCAAATCCACCTTCCCCGAGCTTAGACTCTTCAGAGAAGTCACTAGTCGCAACTTGAATAACACGGAACTCGAATTTCAATGAAGATAGAGCCTCAACTTCTGCTGCTGCAtacaaataaaagaaatattaccAGAGGTCATTGTCTCCACTAGAAAAGACCCTGCCCATTGTGTTAAAGATCCCCAATTCGAGTGACCGATAAAACTAATATTAGATGCTATGGTTTCGTCATGGGGAGATTACGGGCTTTGGCCCCAAACCTCCctgtattcaaaaaaaaaaaattagaatcttGATTTTGCTGAAAATATTCTGATAAACAATTGAAGAAACTCACTATCAAGTTCTTGATAAGTCTCTCTCAAACTGTCcttattatttttcttcctCCTCCTGTAAAGAACGTAGCCAACCACAGCTAGAATCAATAAGGAGGCAACGACAAGAACTGGGACGACAATTTTCACCGTTGAAGAACCGTCTACAAAAAAAGCACATCAATATATTAAACAGGACAAAACAAGAGTATTTTATAACGTTTTTTGAATTGGTCTTTTCAACCTTTCTTAGCCGGTGGTGAAGTGTTGCGAAAGGCTCCGTAAAAAGGATAAAACTCCCACCGGAAAATGCAATTTGGACGAGTAACAAGACCTCCTTGTTTCCCACGGCAACAGTTCTGATAATCACCTACGCTGTTTCTCAAACATGTGTTGCACTCAGCTCTAGATACATCAGAAGTACACTGCATAATCGTGTAGATCGTCATCCTATCTCCAGAACTAGTGCTTGTCAAGGGTCTGGTCTCAGCTTCATAGTACTTTGACGAAGCTGAATCCACCATACTAAGCATCAGATATTGCCAGATCCCATCAAAGTCAGTCAAATTCGATGTTATATCCGTAGCGTTGGGAAGAATCTGACGCGGGTCCATATCTGGTGAGCCAATGAAAGAACGGGTCGAGTAACGTACGAAGCATAGAGTTTTTTCACCACCTGACCAGTGAAAAGCTTCGGTGTTGTTAGGACAGGTCTTGATAAGTCCATCGGAAGTTGTCTTGACGCAGTTTGAGCAGTCCTCTGTTTCGGTGTCGGGAATACACATCGCTAGAGCGTAGATTTTGTCTCGGTCTTGGCCTAGAGAAGAATTGTAGAAGAAGTTGTTTTGAGCAGTGACGTtagaaggaagagaagagaggagaaggAGACGGTTCTTGTTGAAAGTGCTGTTTGTGTTGAAAGATCCTTTGGCCAAGCACTGTTGATCTTGAGCAGAGACAAGGATAACATTTGTTTTGATTGTAAGAAGAAAACATAGGATGATCAAGAAGAGGAAGCTCTTGTTGTTAGTCATGTTTACAGAGATTGTAAAGTTGTGTGTCTGATTCTTTTCAACAAGAAGGGTTTAGATCACCGAGTAATGAGATCATCTTGGACTTTTTGTTAATAACCTAGGACACATGGATGTTAGTTATGAACCTAGTTGGAAagtaaaacatgaaatattaGTCTAATGAGTGCGACTTTGAAGAATACTAGTTTGGCGGATTAGGATTTTCGAGTTTCCATCTTTGCccctattatatataataattacattTCATTTTGGGACATTTGTGGAAATCCCACTTTTATTGGTAGGAAGGCCAACAAAGATGAGCAGCCTATGTAACTCATCTCCTTAAAAGGTTTCAAGATGGCCTCCGAAGGATTTCGCCAGATGATTGCAAGACATATTAAAGTATTGTTGACGTCAACAAGCTGTGGAGGGATGGTTCCGTCTATAGCTTATTGTAGGACAAATCCAGACTCCAAATCCTCCAGTTTTGAGAAACTATGTGTTAGGAAATCTTGTGAGACGGTTTCTTGAAAAACTCAGGAGATATGGAAAGTTAATATTCCTTGGTAAGGAACCAGAGAAGATGTTATGTGAGGGTTTCCACGACCTTGAGCTGTAGTTACTGTAGTTGAGTAGGGAAAATATATTTAGCTGATTTTCCATCATGTATATGTACCTAAAGGCTCTAAACTAATCTAAATATTAACTTCAGTAGTTCTGTAATAaaatccatcagggatcatCTTCAAGTACAGAAACAAACAAATAGCCGTGATAAGATTAGTGTTGATTCTAGAAATGACTTAAATCTCAATGCCTTAGGAAAAGACCACATTTGTTTGGTTGTATTATCAACTTTTGAGGTAGTATACGATATTTtttctaaagataaaaataaatattggatTTTGAAGAAGTATAAATACGGGTGAACAGAGTCGCGCCTGAGCTCTCGGGGACcctatccaaaaaaaaaaaatgttaatgtaagaaacaaaaaaaaatctggtttttttatagatgaacaaaaaaagttgCTTCTATGGAGATGAAGGTAAGTATGACAAGTTTCGCCTAGCAAATTAAAGATATCGTGCTTACTTTTTTAGTTTTATCACAACATCAACTAAAtcactatatataaatatttattatttacacCACTACCGAAACTTtcccttttaatttttctaTGCATTTAAGTTTACATATATCAACTGATcaacatatttatatacatacatataaaagaaaaagttgAAAGTGGGGAACCCATTCCAATGTTTCATAAACCTAGGTTCAAGTCCGGCTCTGCGGGTGAATAAGTTATAATGTATTAACTCACACAATCAATATACAAATCTTAAAACTGGTATTTGTTTCAATCTAGTTctacattttagttttcctaGTTACCATGCATTCATCAGGACAAGGCGATGCCGTGTTTATAGATAGAAGAGCCCTTTAATGGTTTGAGTCTTCGGGTCTTCTTGTGAAAAAGTTTATCCCACGTACAAGTCTTaatctgttttttcttttttttcccctTTTGGCGTATATCTTTTTATTAAGATAGAAGAAAAGGGGCGGTTCTTGTTGAAAGTTCGGTAAGGGTTAAAAGAACCTGACTTTGACTTTTTGACTTATCGACTTATCGTGTGACGTTTCTGAAAGTTTGAGGATCACTGTTTTCATAGAAACTTCCATTTGCTATTAAAGGCAGCTGATAAGAGACGAACATATAAGTGAATACTAAAGACAAAGATTTTGCTTTTGCTACATTCTTTAAGTAAATTATGAAGCACATGGTATTATTTTCAATCCTTTGTTTTGTCTTCATAACCATTGGCGTTACTTCAATTTCAGCACAAAACGTATGTATGGACAAGGGGCATTTCAGGCCCAACGATACTTACGACGCAAACCGCCGTCTCATCCTCTCTTCCTTACCTTCCAACGTCACGTCTCAAGAGGGCCTCTTCTTCAACGGCTCCATCGGACAAGAACCCAACCGTGTATACGCAACAGGGATGTGCATCCCAGGATCAACTCCACAGGACTGTTCCGATTGTATCAAGATCGCATCTGATCGTTTGATAGAGAGTTGTTCTAACCAAACAAACGCGTTTACATGGCTAGGCGATCCCACGCTTTGCCTTGTCCGCTACGCCAGCACTTCTTTCTCAGGATCTGGAGATCTAACTCCGCGTAGTATGGTCACAAACGGTGGATATATAGCCTCGAATAAAACAGAATTCAAGAAAACATGGGAAGACTTGGTTGCTCGTATGATTGACGTTGCCTCGACAGGAAAAAGCACAAGTGCAGCCTTGACCTCTTCTCAGAATATGTATGCTTTGATGCAATGCACGCCGGATGTTTCCTCTCGTGATTGTAAGAATTGTCTGCGTCAGAGCGCAAATGACTTCCACTCGTGCTGTGCTCTGAAGCGAGGAACCCGTATTTTGCGGCCAATCTGCTTTTTCCGTTGGGAGTTGTATGATTACTCTACGGCTTCTTTTGCTGCTAATTTTACggtggcttcttcttctccttctcatcTTCCTCCCGTGGTTGTGCCAGAACCTGCAGATGATCAGGACAACACCATTTATACTGGTAAGTTTTCCAACTAATAAGTGACTATGTAATATTAGTTTAGTTCCAGCGGTCACTCGGACATGGACCTCTGACACAATGGCCAGGGTCCTTTTGATAGAATGACATTGCTTTCTCTGTGTTATTAGAAGATAGGAAAGGAATCTCATCTAGAGTTGTTGCGGCCATCACGGTTCCAACTGTTGTTATACTTCTTGTTCTAGGAGTTTTTCTTTGTTGCAGGAGAAAGTCAATGCAAAGAACTCAAGTTGAATGTTAGTATCTTGAGTCTTAGCTCTTATTGTTTCTTCTCTTAGAAgcttatacaaataaaactaatacACCCTTTGCTTTGCAGCTGATAGTGATATTTCAACTCCACATTCATCGCAATATGACTTTAAGACAATTGAAGTTGCAACAAACAAGTTTTCGAGAAGTAATAAGCTCGGTGAAGGCGGATTTGGCGAAGTTTACAAGGTGAGtaagtctcttttttttttcatttttctaagtTACTAATAACTGGCTATTCTGGTGTCATTAAATGGTATGTAGGGTACGCTTTCAAATGGAACAGAAGTGGCTGTGAAGCGACTGTCGGAAAAGTCAGGACAAGGGATAAGAGAGTTCAAGAACGAGGCTGTTCTTGTCTCAAAACTTCAACACAGAAATTTGGTTAGGCTTCTTGGATTTTGTCTGGAAGGAGTGGAGAAGATTTTGATATACGAGTTTGTTCCCAACAAAAGCCTTGACTATTTCCTATTTGGTATGTTtcccttcaattttttttttcttatttgaagGATTATTCTTCAGCTTTTAAAACTGACTAATATAAGCAGACCCTGAAAGACAAAGTCAGCTAGACTGGATTCAGAGGTACAATATCATTGAAGGGATTGCTCGAGGAATTCTTTATCTGCATCAAGATTCACAGCTCACAATCATACTATTGACAAGGTCAGTTCAGACAAGCCCAAGACACTCAATGAAGCAATTCTAATCAAGCCCACAACACTTCAACCCCAACAACAACTCAAGCCCATTTCCATCAAGACACAGCCAGCTCATCAATCCTCTCCAACGGATACATTACTTTGCGACAAAGACAGAGCaagagaagagaaaaggaaGGGAAAGCAGATTATGACATCACCGTGTGGTCCAGAGTTGTACAACCCCTTCTCAGCCCTCGGATCTCTTGGAGAAGAAGGATGATGACAAGTGTAATAGGAACTAGGCTTTCACATTTCTGTATTTAAGCAATCTCATTCTCATTGTAAAACCTTAAGAAGCAAGAAATAGAAATTGCAGTTTCATTGTCTTATTTCTTCaatctttcatggtatcagagccatggaAGCTATTGAACTCTATACCCCTCCTTCTCTGAAGATAGTAAACTCAGTAACAGTCAAGCTCACTGAAAGGAACTACCTTTTGTGGAAGAACCAATTCGAAGCTTTTCTCAACGGACAACGGCTTCTAGGGTTCGTCACCAGAGCTACTCCTCAACCACCAGAGACTATCCATGTACCTGGTATCAACGGCTCAACTACTCCTGTTACAAACCCTGATTTTCACACCTGGTTCCAAACAGATCAAGTCATCAAATCGTGGTTGCTTGGGTCTTTCTCTGAAGACATACAAAGTTTGGTTGTCTCTTGTTCGACATCTCACCAGATCTGGAATGTTTTGGCAAAACACTACAACCGACCAACTTCTTCACGTCTGTTCGAACTCCAACGTAAGCTTCAGACCGTGACCAAGCAAGACAGATCGATGACAGATTATCTCACAGACATTAAGCTCATTTGTGACCAGTTAGCTTCGATTGACAGTCCAGTTCCAGAAAGGATGAAGATTTTTGCGGCTCTTCAAGGATTAGGCAAGGATTATGAGCCTCTGATAACCAGCATTGAAGGATCTGTGGATATAATGCCAAACCCTAACTTGGACGATCTCATTCCTCGTCTTCACAGCTACGACGCTCGCATCCAACGCTACAATGTTTCAACAGAGGCTTCTCCACATCTAGCCTTCAACCTTCAGAGAACCAACTATCAGACTGGCTACTACAACCAAGGAGGCAGAGGGCAGTCTAACAGGCGATTTGGGTCAAACCGAGGTCGAGGTTCCTTCTCTACAAGAGGCCGCGGTTTTCACCAACAGTTGTCGTCTCCAAGGTCTCAGTCAGGTTCTTCTGCATCCTCAGTCTCATCTGATGACAGACCCTCTTGTCAGATATGTGGGCGCTACGGTCACAGTGCACTAAGATGTTGGCATCGGTTTAATAACACCTATCAAGAGGAAGACTTGCCTGTAGCCTTGGCCGCTATGCGTATAACCGACGTCTCTGATAATGCTGGTGCTGAATGGTTTGCGGATTCTGGTGCCACATCACACATAACCAACTCTCCGCATCATCTTGCTTACACTCAGCCTTACAAGGGCAATGATGCAGTGATCATTGGGGACGGAAACTTCTTACCAATAACACACGTTGGCTCTGCAGACATCGCTTCTACATCAGGTACTTCTCTCCCTCTTAGAGACGTGCTAGTATGTCCAGGAATCACTAAGTCATTGTTGTCTGTTTCTAAACTTACAAATGACTACCCTTGTTCATTTGAGTTTGATTCTAACCGAGTATATGTAAAGGACAAGCAAACACAAAGCCTCCTGAAACAAGGAAGCACCCGTGAAGGTCTCTATAGTCTCAACTCTCCGAAGCCTCAAGCCTATTACTCCACCAGACAGATAGCTGCTAGTGATGAGGTGTGGCATAGGAGACTGGGCCATCCGCAAGATCAGACTCTCCAGTATCTGGTTCAGAAGAAGTTTATTTTAGTCAATAAAAGTACCTTGAAGATGTGTGATTCATGTCAGCTAGGGAAGAGTTGTAGGTTACCGTTTGTTGCGTCTTCTTTTGTTGCTTCTAGACCCTTAGAGAGAGTTCATTGTGATCTCTGGGGTCCCTCTCCTGTTACTTCTAATCAAGGATTCCGTTTTTACGTTATATTTATAGACAACTACTCTCGCTTCTGTTGGCTATTTCCTTTAAAGACCAAATCCGACTTCTTCAAAACGTTCGTGTGGTTTCAGAAGTTGGTAGAGAATCAGTTGTCTCAGAAAATCGGAATCTTCCAATGTGATGGGGGTGGTGAGTTCATTAGCAATCAGTTCCTGGCTCATCTCAAAGACAACGGCATTCAACAGATCATCTCATGCCCACACACTCCGCAACAAAACGGTCTCGCTGAAAGAAAACATCGTCACGTTACTGAACTGGGACTCACGATGATGTTTCAAAGCAAGACACCTCAACGATACTGGGTAGAAGCCTTCTATACAGCAAACTTCTTGAGCAATCTACTGCCTTCGTCAGCCTTGCAAGACAAGCGAACCCCTTTTGAGTTGTTACACGGCAAAGTACCTGACTACTCCTCCCTTCGAGCTTTCGGTTGCTCCTGTTATCCCATGTTGAGGGACTATGCAGTTACCAAATTTGATCCTCGATCCCTTCACTGCGTCTTCCTTGGATACAATGATAAATATAAAGGATATCGTTGTTTGTATCCACCAACAGGACGTGTCTACATCTCTAGGCATGTTCTCTTTGAAGAAACAAACTTCCCTTTTGAGTCAACATACCAAAGCTTTCACGCTCAAGCAACTACTCCGTCGTTGATAGCTTGGCAGAAAAGCTTCTTGCGTCATGATTCAGCTCAGTCAGACAAGCAACCAAGACCTGTTCCACCTGTGTTGTCATCAAATGTTCAAATCACACAACCCTCTGGTGTTACTCAAACTGCCAACTCTCTTTTCTCTGACGAAGACTTTCCACCTCTCTCTGGAAACATGGAACGAACTTCAAGCAGTACTACAGTCAACACCTCAAGAATTCTCAGTGGTCAACACACTCCTGATGAAAGCACCGTCGGATCTGTAACCATCAGTTCTACAGTTCCAATCTCAACATCTCAGCATTCTATGGTAACAAGAGCGAAAGCCGGTATAGTTAAGCCAAACCCCAAGTACGCTCTCCTGTCGCATAGACCTACTGAACCAGTCCCAACTACAGTGGCTGCTGCTCTCAAAGATCCAAATTGGAGCAATGCCATGGGAGAAGAATTTGAGAACTGCACTGTCACAAAAACATGGTCTCTTGTTCCAAGAACGCCAGAGATGCATGTGTTGGGAAACAAATGGATTTACCGATACAAACTGAACTCCGACGGAACGATCAAGAGTCATAGAGCCCGCTTAGTGGCACATGGGAACAGTCAAGAGGAAGGTGTAGACTATCTAGAGACATACAGTCATGTGGTCAGAACTGCGACTGTCCGCATTGTCCTTCATCTAGCTACAATCATGAAGTGGGAAGTGAAACAGATGGATGTTAAAAACGCCTTCTTGCACGGGGATCTTCTAGAAACTGTTCACATGAAGCAACCAGCTGGTTTTGTCGACAAAAGCAAACCAGATCACGTCTGTCACCTCCATAAATCTCTCTATGGTCTCAAACAGTCCCCGCGTGCTTGGTTTAACAAGTTTAGTGATTTTCTTATTGAG contains these protein-coding regions:
- the LOC106375749 gene encoding cysteine-rich receptor-like protein kinase 11 isoform X1, producing MKHMVLFSILCFVFITIGVTSISAQNVCMDKGHFRPNDTYDANRRLILSSLPSNVTSQEGLFFNGSIGQEPNRVYATGMCIPGSTPQDCSDCIKIASDRLIESCSNQTNAFTWLGDPTLCLVRYASTSFSGSGDLTPRSMVTNGGYIASNKTEFKKTWEDLVARMIDVASTGKSTSAALTSSQNMYALMQCTPDVSSRDCKNCLRQSANDFHSCCALKRGTRILRPICFFRWELYDYSTASFAANFTVASSSPSHLPPVVVPEPADDQDNTIYTEDRKGISSRVVAAITVPTVVILLVLGVFLCCRRKSMQRTQVESDSDISTPHSSQYDFKTIEVATNKFSRSNKLGEGGFGEVYKGTLSNGTEVAVKRLSEKSGQGIREFKNEAVLVSKLQHRNLVRLLGFCLEGVEKILIYEFVPNKSLDYFLFDPERQSQLDWIQRYNIIEGIARGILYLHQDSQLTIILLTRSVQTSPRHSMKQF
- the LOC106375749 gene encoding cysteine-rich receptor-like protein kinase 11 isoform X2, which translates into the protein MKHMVLFSILCFVFITIGVTSISAQNVCMDKGHFRPNDTYDANRRLILSSLPSNVTSQEGLFFNGSIGQEPNRVYATGMCIPGSTPQDCSDCIKIASDRLIESCSNQTNAFTWLGDPTLCLVRYASTSFSGSGDLTPRSMVTNGGYIASNKTEFKKTWEDLVARMIDVASTGKSTSAALTSSQNMYALMQCTPDVSSRDCKNCLRQSANDFHSCCALKRGTRILRPICFFRWELYDYSTASFAANFTVASSSPSHLPPVVVPEPADDQDNTIYTDRKGISSRVVAAITVPTVVILLVLGVFLCCRRKSMQRTQVESDSDISTPHSSQYDFKTIEVATNKFSRSNKLGEGGFGEVYKGTLSNGTEVAVKRLSEKSGQGIREFKNEAVLVSKLQHRNLVRLLGFCLEGVEKILIYEFVPNKSLDYFLFDPERQSQLDWIQRYNIIEGIARGILYLHQDSQLTIILLTRSVQTSPRHSMKQF
- the LOC106375749 gene encoding cysteine-rich receptor-like protein kinase 11 isoform X3; translated protein: MKHMVLFSILCFVFITIGVTSISAQNVCMDKGHFRPNDTYDANRRLILSSLPSNVTSQEGLFFNGSIGQEPNRVYATGMCIPGSTPQDCSDCIKIASDRLIESCSNQTNAFTWLGDPTLCLVRYASTSFSGSGDLTPRSMVTNGGYIASNKTEFKKTWEDLVARMIDVASTGKSTSAALTSSQNMYALMQCTPDVSSRDCKNCLRQSANDFHSCCALKRGTRILRPICFFRWELYDYSTASFAANFTVASSSPSHLPPVVVPEPADDQDNTIYTADSDISTPHSSQYDFKTIEVATNKFSRSNKLGEGGFGEVYKGTLSNGTEVAVKRLSEKSGQGIREFKNEAVLVSKLQHRNLVRLLGFCLEGVEKILIYEFVPNKSLDYFLFDPERQSQLDWIQRYNIIEGIARGILYLHQDSQLTIILLTRSVQTSPRHSMKQF
- the LOC106375752 gene encoding cysteine-rich receptor-like protein kinase 44, which codes for MTNNKSFLFLIILCFLLTIKTNVILVSAQDQQCLAKGSFNTNSTFNKNRLLLLSSLPSNVTAQNNFFYNSSLGQDRDKIYALAMCIPDTETEDCSNCVKTTSDGLIKTCPNNTEAFHWSGGEKTLCFVRYSTRSFIGSPDMDPRQILPNATDITSNLTDFDGIWQYLMLSMVDSASSKYYEAETRPLTSTSSGDRMTIYTIMQCTSDVSRAECNTCLRNSVGDYQNCCRGKQGGLVTRPNCIFRWEFYPFYGAFRNTSPPAKKDGSSTVKIVVPVLVVASLLILAVVGYVLYRRRKKNNKDSLRETYQELDTAEVEALSSLKFEFRVIQVATSDFSEESKLGEGGFGPVYKGKLQNGEEIAVKRLALSSGQGEEEFKNEVLLLSKLQHRNLVKLLGFCLKGEERLLIYEFVPNSSLDHFIFEVAKQDHTLSLKASWSTRYSIIENIARGILYLHEDSRLKIIHRDLKPSNILLDYQMNPKISDFGMARLFESDDQTQGLTTSRVMGTYGYMAPEYIARGRLSVKTDVYSYGIMVLEIICGRKNNSFQPSGVALHAWTNWRGDRALDIVDSVITENVSRNEVMKCINIGLLCVQESVTRRPNMNSVVHWLKSNSVTLPVPSTPAYVVHSESGEASRVSQSTVNVSITELEPR